The window CCTTTCTCGTGATTCGTCGTTTTCATTTACACACTCGTTTCATGTTCAGTCCAAGGATTCAGTCATTGTTGAACCTTGTGATGCGTAGTTTCCTCTGCAGTAAACAGTCTGTTTGAACCACCACACATAACTAACATTTGGTTAGCCAACTGACGTAGAAGGCTTGTAAACCTTCGAAAGGCATACTCATCGTTCGATACACAAGACATGAAACACTCTATTGAAACATTACTCATTATTCACCTTATgcttataatacaatttaataccagaattatagttatagtatttttatatttctaatactaacccaaaataactaaaataactagGTGCTTACGACACCTCCCTTGCGGgggaaaaagaaacaattaaagaaAATACAATTGTTTCTTTACACCTCTCTTAGTTTGAAATGGGACTTAGCCATCAACGACTAGTCTGAGTTCTCCATAAACTGTTTCCTCTCAATTCGATCCTTTCCTCTAGCTGGCTTTCGTTAACGGAATGGACCAGCTCATTGCTTTCCCTAGGTCTGTATGTGTTTACAATTGTTGGTTTAAAACATATGGTTTTACAATTACAGCAATCACCGTCCTTACACCTCTTGTAGCAATTACCGACAATAGTTTTACAACATCCACATTTTATAcaacaatatatacataaaatacaactTAATGATATGATAATGATATAGGACATTACAGATACTCGTGAAATCAcgtttgtgtgttttattttccattcctCTTCATTTATCATATGCTCTACTTCCTCTATTTTGTGACCGGCAATCTTCAAATCGTCTAACCGAGTTATTGTAGGTTTCAAATgtaactttgtttttaatttctcaaGTGTTACTTTATAGTTTGTTTCATCACAACAATCTATGTCAAGATTTATTTTGGGAATAACATCTTTTGTGCTAGTGTTAGTAGTTAACTCCAGTTGGGAGGATATAAAGATGTTGGTACCGTAACCTTTACATGcacttataaacttaagtttgccAGTGTCTTCCACTGTTGCGTCAAAAGGTCCAGTTTGATCGAAAACTatagtaattttttctttatctgGTGCAATATATATCCATTCATTGTGCTCTAGCTGAATCCAAAGGGTCTGCTTTAGCTCTACTATTTTCTTAATACAATTGCTAGGTATAGGACCTGTAGTATACAATAATTTGGCTGCACAATCTTCCCGTGCATAAGTATTGATCAATGGAAAGGTTTGTCTACACACTCTAAGAGTTTTAGTTATTACTTTACACTTACTCAATTCATACTTGCTTATTTTTGCGTAGTACTGTTTTGAGTGTTCCATCATAATATAATCCGTTTCCGGATCtatgaaaaca of the Bacillus rossius redtenbacheri isolate Brsri chromosome 10, Brsri_v3, whole genome shotgun sequence genome contains:
- the LOC134535760 gene encoding uncharacterized protein LOC134535760, which translates into the protein MLADQLVKLTDKINRINSNVTDALSHHNLRIRGNEHLTLLNQEIETLSFQCESILNSIINAFKGILNPHIITPQKIVEYFNAFQSTHSREFNLPLPEGTIKDSSLLNLMELEVFSKRNILCYVIRLPVTDHLIFDIYRIIPLPVKMKTATNKYVFIDPETDYIMMEHSKQYYAKISKYELSKCKVITKTLRVCRQTFPLINTYAREDCAAKLLYTTGPIPSNCIKKIVELKQTLWIQLEHNEWIYIAPDKEKITIVFDQTGPFDATVEDTGKLKFISACKGYGTNIFISSQLELTTNTSTKDVIPKINLDIDCCDETNYKVTLEKLKTKLHLKPTITRLDDLKIAGHKIEEVEHMINEEEWKIKHTNVISRVSVMSYIIIISLSCILCIYCCIKCGCCKTIVGNCYKRCKDGDCCNCKTICFKPTIVNTYRPRESNELVHSVNESQLEERIELRGNSLWRTQTSR